A genomic segment from Fusarium fujikuroi IMI 58289 draft genome, chromosome FFUJ_chr04 encodes:
- a CDS encoding probable tubulin folding cofactor C gives MDPKQRFYNHFLESVTVLQDLIDELPSIASVGGERQEAIDHILASIAKLQNEVSDAADYTPSYDRKQYSETIKTLQDKLNETITKITPKSKFQFRRKTDHVDMGAPENDPRLSPGSHSRAKHDTTIASTIASPPSATKEDTLSELPPKDTYKNYNEEMSRPSASSLRKPSFSAAKNIGISNHSGLHIILPSSASRATSSGSLTDLKNCIIDMSIPTSSGPAFPGLAIKNVSKSLIVGGRVNGAVHITGVSDSTIVVVARQVRIHECSNVDIYLHCGSHPIIEDCSGMRFAPLPKPYTTDAEEPEENQWDQVDDFKWLKAGHSPNWTTLSENERLRDDLWRSVVPGQPGVSVEESLKKLGIPRK, from the exons ATGGATCCTAAGCAACGTTTCTATAACCATTTCCTGGAGAGTGTTACAG TACTCCAAGACCTGATCGATGAGCTACCATCCATTGCTAGTGTCGGTGGTGAGCGCCAGGAGGCCATTGATCACATTCTAGCCAGTATCGCCAAGCTACAAAACGAAGTGTCTGATGCTGCCGACTACACACCTTCTTATGACAGAAAACAGTATTCTGAG ACCATTAAGACTCTCCAGGACAAACTGAATGAGACAATCACCAAAATCACACCAAAGTCAAAATTCCAGTTCCGTCGTAAGACCGACCACGTTGATATGGGCGCTCCTGAGAACGACCCTCGACTTAGCCCTGGAAGCCATTCTCGGGCCAAGCATGACACGACCATTGCATCTACCATCGCCAGTCCTCCTTCGGCGACAAAGGAAGACACTCTCAGCGAATTACCGCCTAAGGATACCTACAAAAATTACAATGAAGAGATGTCTCGACCCAGCGCATCTTCCCTTCGTAAGCCCAGCTTCTCTGCTGCCAAGAATATTGGCATTTCGAATCATTCAGGGCTACACATTATTCTACCGTCTTCGGCATCCCGTGCCACCTCTTCGGGCAGTCTCACCGATCTCAAGAATTGTATCATCGATATGTCTATTCCGACATCCTCGGGCCCAGCTTTCCCTGGCCTTGCTATTAAGAACGTGTCCAAGAGCCTCATCGTCGGGGGTCGCGTCAACGGCGCAGTTCATATCACAGGAGTGTCTGACAGCACTATAGTTGTTGTGGCCAGGCAAGTGCGGATTCATGAGTGCAGTAACGTTGACATCTACCTACATTGTGGAAGCCATCCTATTATTGAGGACTGCTCTGGCATGCGATTTGCACCTCTGCCCAAGCCCTAT ACGACTGACGCTGAGGAGCCTGAAGAAAACCAGTGGGATCAGGTCGATGACTTTAAGTGGCTAAAGGCTGGTCACAGTCCTAACTGGACCACTCTGTCCGAAAACGAAAGGCTCCGTGATGACCTTTGGAGATCTGTCGTCCCTGGCCAGCCTGGTGTCAGTGTGGAGGAGTCCTTGAAAAAGCTGGGCATTCCACGGAAGTGA
- a CDS encoding related to N-acetylglucosaminyl-phosphatidylinositol biosynthetic protein gpi1 has protein sequence MHPFSILTLGIFVAGYITARWDLVTRLYELAIFAWENGVVTRAAKAFAALSVLFLSICAPTVFLARKETNLHPRGTGTGVSAREQLRRREHDGLMRVFWPTDIRKSDRPGVVVGWRNSILDVFVVTILEDVDARNTEFHLKAGTLFRSEIHPTSQITDMCGHSSMHVLGLSNAIDAAAADPSWFCATTNSNPREPKITCAKAVSVQLILYDRPQPQGMQYVSLNPIALALGHDGSLLGDTTVSEGEQETRERQKKEENRKLVEKLKQHTIFKRVPSARDRALPKIISQINWSWELEKTLQKNVGRLGSRPRRSLSVSERVVETASTMRNYVILQLWTWFTLYLFPTIRKTFVLILMGHRVVAEMLLLLLEFRAKPDYAALKDISATAQQVEIRLQQFCYWPMQYMKLRQRKNNWASVTTSHPDYIRFYNSLWLVANDVIIGIALGSYIIENADWVAEQIGDLLQTYTVDALQSSISWLMGWPAGLKLNGELAAFLGDLFLWVIDYWSSCIETLTPALPQMVWFIGFSSFAGASMPIAMFSDMLSTLTIHIYSFYLASGRIYHWQLTILQSLFHLFRGKKHNVLRNRIDSCDYDLDQLLVGTILFTLLFFLLPTVAVFYLNFAIARMAIISLKAGFDTLLSCLNHFPLFALMLRIKDPRRLPGGIRFELRDSHDYRHDKDNNADGLPPTSVIYLKSIPLTFRIMFNQYFQMANRIRKHYLSPKVFFCLLTGKFVPPINRKNLYSLQYSMLPARRATIWEMWRALNTETRPAKRMPLPYIPPLPNAGRRTSANNGRAR, from the exons ATGCACCCCTTTTCTATTCTGACGCTCGGCATCTTCGTCGCTGGCTACATCACTGCCCGTTGGGATCTCGTCACTCGTCTCTATGAACTTGCCATCTTCGCTTGGGAAAACGGTGTTGTC ACACGCGCAGCGAAAGCCTTTGCTGCACTTTCCGTCCTCTTTCTGTCTATTTGCGCCCCGACTGTCTTCCTAGCCAGAAAAGAAACGAATCTG CATCCAAGAGGAACAGGAACTGGTGTCTCTGCGCGGGAGCAACTCAGAAGGCGTG AGCATGATGGGCTGATGAGAGTGTTCTGGCCGACGGACATTCGCAAGTCTGATCGCCCTGGCGTCGTGGTGGGATGGCGCAATTCCATATTGGACGTGTTTGTCGTAACCATCctcgaagatgtcgat GCACGAAATACCGAATTCCATCTCAAAGCCGGCACTTTGTTCCGTAGCGAGATTCACCCGACTAGCCAGATCACCGATATGTGTGGCCACAGCTCAATGCATGTCCTTGGCCTTTCGAATGCCATCGATGCAGCCGCCGCAGACCCTTCTTGGTTCTGTGCTACGACCAACTCAAATCCAAGAGAACCAAAAATTACATGCGCGAAGGCGGTGAGCGTACAGCTCATTCTATATGACCGACCTCAACCCCAGGGAATGCAATACGTTTCGCTGAATCCGATCGCACTAGCGCTTGGTCATGATGGTTCCTTATTAGGCGACACAACAGTGTCGGAAGGGGAGCAAGAGACTCGAGAGcgccaaaagaaagaagagaatcgCAAattggttgagaagctcaagcaacACACCATTTTCAAACGAGTTCCTTCTGCACGCGACAGGGCCCTGCCCAAAATCATCAGTCAGATCAACTGGTCTTGGGAGCTGGAGAAGACGTTGCAGAAAAATGTAGGACGGCTGGGATCAAGACCACGCCGCAGCCTTAGTGTGTCTGAAAGGGTTGTTGAGACAGCATCGACAATGCGAAACTATGTCATCCTTCAGTTGTGGACATGGTTTACGCTCTACCTTTTCCCTACTATACGCAAGACCTTTGTCCTTATTCTCATGGGCCACCGCGTTGTAGCAGAgatgctgctcttgctgcttgAATTTCGAGCCAAGCCTGATTATGCGGCCCTGAAAGACATATCGGCTACAGCACAACAAGTTGAGATACGACTACAACAGTTCTGCTATTGGCCGATGCAGTATATGAAATTGCGGCAACGGAAAAACAACTGGGCTAGTGTCACGACTAGTCATCCAGATTATATCCGTTTCTATAACAGTTTATGGCTTGTTGCCAACGATGTCATCATCGGAATCGCCCTAGGTTCATACATTATTGAGAATGCAGACTGGGTTGCTGAGCAAATCGGGGATCTACTCCAGACCTACACGGTAGACGCACTTCAAAGCAGCATATCATGGCTCATGGGCTGGCCGGCTGGTCTCAAACTCAATGGTGAACTGGCGGCTTTCTTGGGAGATTTGTTCCTTTGGGTCATTGATTACTGGTCTA GTTGTATCGAGACTCTTACACCAGCATTGCCCCAGATGGTGTGGTTCATAGGATTCTCCTCCTTTGCCGGAGCTAGCATGCCAATTGCCATGTTCTCTGATATGCTTTCCACCCTAACCATTCACATCTACTCGTTCTACCTCGCGTCAGGACGTATATACCATTGGCAGCTCACCATTCTCCAGTCCTTGTTTCATCTTTTCCGAGGCAAGAAACATAACGTTCTTCGCAACCGTATCGATTCCTGCGACTACGATTTAGATCAACTCCTTGTTGGCACTATTCTCTTTACGctactcttcttcctcttgccAACAGTCGCTGTCTTCTATCTCAACTTTGCCATCGCAAGGATGGCGATTATCTCTTTAAAGGCTGGCTTTGATACCCTTCTTTCATGTCTAAACCACTTTCCTTTATTTGCACTTATGCTGAGAATAAAAGATCCGAGGAGACTTCCAGGTGGCATACGATTTGAGCTCCGAGATAGCCATGACTATAGGCACGACAAAGATAATAATGCTGACGGATTGCCGCCTACATCGGTTATCTACCTCAAG TCGATTCCTCTGACATTCCGGATCATGTTCAACCAATACTTCCAGATGGCAAATCGCATCCGGAAGCACTACCTGTCACCAAaagtcttcttctgcttgctGACTGGCAAGTTTGTGCCGCCAATCAACCGCAAGAACTTGTATAGTCTGCAATACAGCATGTTGCCAGCTCGTCGGGCAACCATCTGGGAGATGTGGAGAGCGTTGAACACAGAGACCAGACCAGCAAAGCGGATGCCGTTACCTTATATCCCGCCATTGCCCAATGCAGGCAGAAGAACCTCAGCGAATAATGGACGGGCTAGATGA
- a CDS encoding related to MDM35 Mitochondrial Distribution and Morphology protein, whose amino-acid sequence MSASLAPECNEVKERYDTCFLKWYSEKYLRGQEKDNKECADMFKEYQNCLKVALKDRGVDKLVEEAREENKENDLKHLGPRSMIRPYFLCPLTY is encoded by the exons ATGTCAGCTTCATTAGCTCCAGAGTGCAACGAGGTTAAGGA GCGGTATGATACGTGTTTCTTAAAATGGTACAGCGAAA AGTACCTTCGAGGCCAAGAAAAGGACAACAAGGAATGTGCAGACATGTTTAAAGAATACCAAAATTGTCTCAAG GTTGCTCTAAAGGATCGAGGTGTGGATAAATTAGTGGAAGAGGCCcgagaagaaaacaaagagaACGATCTAAAACACCTTGGACCGAGAAGTATGATACGTCCCTACTTCCTATGCCCTCTAACCTACTAA